aaagcggCGAAAGTCCCATAACGACCAAGGGGTTCGAACAAGGGACGAAGAGGCGGATGGAATCCGAGTCGATGCATCGATCCTTTCGGGTCCTTCGTTCAAATGCTCCTCGCATCGATTGTTATCGCGATCGAGGCCTATTCGATCGGCGAATCGTCCCGTCACGCGTTTGGCATATCGCCGTCGCGTTATTTATCGCCGTGCGATATCGGTGACAGGGGCTGCAAAAATAAACCCGAGAAGCGTCCTTTCGTGCCTCGCGACCCTGACACGTCTCTTCGATGACTGCACTTCGACTATCGGCACTGAGACGATACCAAACGTCATCCTAACGGTCGCCTCCAAATTCTAACCATCCACTCCGATAGCAAATCGATTCTTATCACTTGGTCCAGTCGATATTATCACTCGATACTCGCACCTTTACAATCGTTAACTCTTCGTGTCTCTGATTCGACAGCACCGGAACTCGTTCGCGCGAACGTCATTCGAAGTTTGATCGGAGAAGAATAGGGAAGTATAAAATCGGGAAAATCGATCGTTATCACTTGGTCCAGTCAGTCGCGACGTTATCACTCGATGTTCGCACGTTTATTAACCGATTACTCTTCGTGTCTCTGGTTGGACAGCAccggaactcgttcattggaAGTTTGAGCGGAGAAAAGTTGGGAAATTAATGGAAAGGTACTCTCGGGGTTGTTCGAACTCTGTCAGAGGGGGAGTAGCGTCCGATCGTCGAGCGATCAGTCAGCCGTGTCGGAGCTGGCAGTTTCTTTAGACCTCTCCGTTCTAATTAGCGGTCGatgcgtgtgaaacgaattTAAAAGAGTGGGAGAGAGGTCTGTGGTGATTTTTGGCCGCTCGTCGATCGTCGCGACGCTCCCTCGGAAGACTGATAGCGAGATGCCAGCGCCGGATGGTCCGCGCTCGATTTTCCACCTCCACATCCGCCACCTTCCGCTATAGTTCCAAGGAAACTATAAGCAACGAGAAGCGTTCCTAGAGTCGAAATGACCAGCCTAAAGAGCAGCGCCGCGTTCGTCTTTTCGCGAAAATTTCGGGCTCGGTCGAATTTAGCCTGCATACGGGGCAGGAACGAGGGACGGGCGAGAGAAGAACGTCAAAGCGTGTCGGAATTTTCGTAACCAGCGAGGGAACTCTTCCGTCGTCGCGGTGACGTAGCGTCTGAATGGTCCGAGAGACGGTTGTTGAGCCAAGTGATCGACGAAAGCGAGCATCGTCGGATCGATCCTACCGATACGTGTCAATGCtttctttccttctctctctttcgttttAGACTAGGCCTTTGTTGATATTTCGATATCGGGTAAACAGAAGATCGATGTTAGACGAGATCGAAATGAAAAGATCGATACGATTATGTTCCTGGTGGTgatattttgatattaaatGAGCAGAAGAAGGATAGTAAATTTCGGGATAATAAACGATGATCTAGGTAAATGACATTGTTTTGTTCCTCTGTCGCTATTTGACAGTATATCTTTTGATATATCGATATTTtgatatttcgatatttcgattTTTAGATATTTCTATATTTCGATATTTGGATACTTCGATACATCGTACTTCGGTACTTCCATATTTCGGTACTTTGATACTTCGATACTTCGGTATTTCGATAttataaaagaagaaaaacgatATTGAATCTCGagatgattataaaaaaatagatGAAATCGTTTGGAAGATATAGTGGACACCtgtattaatttaaaaactcaCGCGATAAACAGTCCCGCCGACATGCAAAATGACTACAATGCGATACATTTCCCGAATTTTTGTTTAACAATTATATTACTGCTTAACCAGTAACTGGATAAACCGTACCAGCTATAGGAATAGGCGATCGGTACTAGAATTCATACATTCGtttaaaattgcataaattcgTTGCACGAAAGTTCACAGCAATTTGTCCCCGTGTTTCTGTAGCGGGATTGTCGAGTACATGTGTTCAGAATTGTTCCGTTTCGTCATTTTCCAAATTACGTTACAGAGGAGTACAAGTATAAGAGACGGAAAGTGGGATTTCTTTGGCTCGTTTCCGAGATGTTCGCGTGTACATTCTTCCCGTCGCATCTCGTACTAACTCGAATTTCACCCCCTTGCCTTTGGCAAGATGAATCCCTCGTCATGGACAAAGTCACAATTTAGCCGGAGAATTCCGAAGATTTGACGAGACGCGATTATTTTAAGTCGCGTTATATCGACGTTGTACGATAACCAACGCGGTAACTTTTCTTCGACGAAACGTCTGAAGAAATGTACTCGAGGGAAGAGGTCGGTGAGCACAGGTGAAGTGACTCAGAAGACGAATCGTCTGAAAAAGACAACAATTACTACCATCGATCCGTCACACCTCTTGTCTTATTTAAACCACGAGGCTAGATGAGGTCACGTTTCGCCTTCCCGAAATAAGCGTTCAATGGTTATGCACCAAATCTTTCATCTCCCCAAACCACTCGTTACGCTACTGATCGTTAGCGATCGCTATGAAAATTATCGCGAATTCTCGAGATTTTAAAACTTTCATCTCCGATTTGACTGATTAATTATCAATAACATTACGATGATTTCGCTATGATATAACAACGACTCGAATATATTTTTCTAAACTTCGTGCCACGACAATTCTTCTCAAACGACACACTACGCTACTGATCGTTAGCGATCGCTATGAAAATGATCGCGAATTCTCGAGATTTAAAAGCTTTCATCGGTAATTTGACTGATTAATTGTGAATAACAATGCGATCGCTTCGCTATAATATAACAGCGGCTCCCATATTTTTCTAAACTTCAAAATTCTTCCCAAACTACACGATACGCTACTGATCGTTAGCGATCGCTATGAAAATTATCGCGAATTCTCGAGATTTAAAAACTTTCACCGCTAGTTTGACTGATTGATTGCCAATAACACTGTGATTACTTCGCTGTGATATAACAGCGGTTCGTGTGTTTTTCTAAACTTCGagtaaatttgcaatttttctactTTAACGAGCTCTAGCAAGTTTACAGTAACAACTGGACAGTTGGGAATATATTAATCTTGCCGATTTCACAGGGAGGATCGGTCGAAGAACGATTTGCGATTGGCCACGTCCCTGGCACTGGAAATTTTCCCGCGAGCGTTATATGCAAAAAGCGGCATAACGAAATTACACGGGACGCGCGGTGTAATTTGGTCCTCTGCGAAAATTAAGTGCGCGACAGCTCGAAATAAACTGCGTTTGATCCTTGGCACGTTTCAAGGTTTCCGCCCGAAATTAGGGCCAATAGTCGAGAATGAACGATAACGCGTAAACGACGGTGCTCGATCATTGTACCGGGAACAATGCAGGAGGTCGTGAACTTTCTACCCGCCTTTCCGACTTCTCGTCTCTTCCATTCCCTTTCCACTCTATAATTATTCTCGTTACATAATTGCCGTCATACGTAAAACGGTAAATGGAAAATTGGCCAAAAGAAACGATCAATAAACGAATTAAACGAACGAACGAGTTCGACTGGAAACTTTCGTTTCGAAATTAACATTCtcgatgaaataatattttaacgaCGATTCGCAACGAAGTAAAGACGCGTTCGGTTATTGCTAAACCACCGAAATCGTTACAAGGTTAGAGGAACCTTATAATTAGAATGTCTCTAAGTTATAAGGCTGAGATGGGAAAAAAATCGTGACGAAGAGATCGGATGGAAACTTCGAAGACTTACAATTCGAATCGCAGCTCGTCGAAGACGTCGGACCATCGTAATTTCGGCTCGACGACGATGTCCTCGCCGACGCGAGCCTGGACCGGAAGCACCTGCTCCGGCTCCAGCCATCGCGGCGGTCCCTTGGCTTTCGTCGTGTGATCTGCAAGGAATTGCATAATGAAATGGGTCGTCGCTGTGAAAATACGCTTCGAACGCGCGTGACAACGTACGTCGTGTTCCGATCGAGAGTTACAGGCATGATCGTAGGCGAAAATTTATTATTCGCCGACGCTCACGTGATCCTTCGAAATGGCCAGAGAAGTGCGCGAAAACCGCGGGCATAAATATAGACAGCTGAGCGGAGAAAGCAGTGGCCAAGatggaaaccgtgaattaaaataaaatccgACAAATTTCGCGGGCTCCGACGCGCGTGTCTTCTCCGGGTAAATAAATGCGTTAAAAAATAAACATGGCCGCGACTACAACGTACACGACACATCTTCCTCGATCAAATCTCGTCTTTGACTCTTATTTTTAACGCGGATTCGTTTCTCGCAAACGCGAGAACCGGTCTAGGATAGATTCCGGTCACAGCCACCTTCCGCCGGGACCACCGGCGGATTTTCCGGATTTTTCACCGCGTTAAACACGAGGGACCTCCGCCTGGCAGCGAGGAGAGATTCAACGACCAGCGATCTAAACAAGTTTCGTCACGAGGCGTCATCGATCGAACAGAGCACGTTCCGACCAAGAAGAAACGGAAGTTCCGACGCTTCCACGCACATTCCAGAGTTTCCTGTGAGCAACCTGCGAACCTTCGACGACCATAAACCCCGTCGCACGTTTTTCTACACGCGGTCTGCGTCACGACGTGGAGATTTCGATGTTCGGCGAAgaaaggagaggagaggagaggaatgGAGAGGAAAAGAGATGAGACTCTTACCTGTTAAGGTCATCTCGTCAGATGATAGGAAGACCGATTGCTGCTGGCATTGACATCACTCGCGAAGAGAGCAGGCAGCCTGTGGCGTTCGATCGGGCCAACCTGCACGCACTTCCGGTCGCCGGTCTCGACCGCCAAAGCTTCCGTTCCTCCCTCCGGCGACCTCTTCTTCGCTCTGCTGACCCGTGGCACAGCAGCACACCCTGCGCCACGAAATCTGACGGCAGGAGGCCCTGCTCCGGTCTAAAATCGTCTCGACACGCCACTCTCGGCTTCGTCGTTTTAACGAAACGCGCACATGCGCCGTTCGCGTCTCTCTacgcctctctttctctccctttctctccccTTTCCATCCGCCCCTCCCTCTTTCTTTGGCCCGCTATCTAGCCCTGATGTAACCCGGCGCATCGCTGTTTTTTATCTTCGAATAACttcttcgtctctctctctctctctgtttctctctcttcgCGCTCCTTTTCGTTGGTTTGTCTTCTCCTTTCGGACGAGCCGCCGCGAAAGCTCGTGTTCAATGGTCTCCTGCGACGACGTGGGTGTGGAATTGGCATGACAAGAATTTTGGAAGATTATTTCATTGCGATCCAGTGTTCCTTTCTTCATTCGAATAACTTCTTTTCGTCTTCCTctatttctctccctctctctctctctatttttcttttCGCGCTCCTTTTCGTCGCTTTGTCTCTCCTTTCGGACGAGCCGCCGCGAAAGCTCGTGTTCAATGGTCTCCTGGTCTCCTGCGACGACGTGGGTGTGGAATTGGCATGACAGGAATTTTGGAAGATTAGAAGTACGTGATCAAGTGTTCCTTTCTTGAATTCGATGCAATAGAAGTAGCTTGTTTTGATATAGATCTTAGATGTAGCTTGATGCATCGttgtttttgtttttgattAGATTCTTCGACTCTTTGGGCGCTTCcaagtctttctctctctcttcgtcgttTTGCTTCTTATTTCGGGTGATTGGGATGGGGAAGCTCGAGTCCAATAGAATTGGGATAAGGAGAATTTTGGTGTCTCTACGAGGTAATCATAGAATCGTAGTAGACGGTCGTAGAAACGGTCGAACTACGAAGAGAAAGTGGTTCTTTTCTTGAATTCGAAGTAAATCGAAGTCACCCGTTTTGCTATAgaacttaattaaatttttatattctcggtgctttctctctgtctctccgcgCTCCTCTTTTACTTCTCATTTCGGAATCCGTCATCATTCGCCAGAGAAAGCTCGAGTCCGATAGAATTCGGATGTCGAGAATCGATTTAAAGAGGTAACCTTTCGACGAATCATAGAATCGTAGTAGACGGTCGTAGAACACGATCGAACCACGAAGAGAATGTGGTTCCTTTCTTTAATTCGAAGTAACTCGAAGTAACTTGTTTCGTTGTAGATCTTAATTACCTTAGTGCTTCCAAATCTTTCTCTTTTGCTTCACATTTCGAGCGATCCGTCAGAGAAAGCTCGAGTCCTATAGAATTCGCGTGACGAGAATGGACTCCACGTGATAACCTTTCGACGAACCGCAGAATCGTAGTAGACGATAATAAAACACGATCGAACCACGAAGAGAACGACCGAGTAATCGTTTTCCGAGTTGGTTGATTAACAATGAGGTATAATGTTGATGCGTGATGTTTGGCTAACGGTAAGGAAGCAATGATTGACAGATTACATCGTTGCAACGAGATGACGTGGAATTTTAGAATTTCTTTTTGCCAATTTGGCGATGTGTTTGCCGAATAGTTTAAGTAAGATTGGGTTTCAGAGTGCGAGTAATAGTGTACGAGTAGTTTCGTTATCGTGGTTATGATTTTAGGCTTGCTTTTGCGTTAAGTGGAGCATGAAACTTAAATAAGGAATGGCAGATTCTTGGCCAGCAGCAACGTAATTGTCGTGGTCATGATTCGACGAAGAGCTTTCTGCTGGGATAGGACGGAAGCTTAGAGAGTGTAAGCACTCTTCTTGGCTCGAGAGATCGAAGTCTTTAATTGTTGTTCATATTTCGGAGAAATTTCTACTATTAACGCTATATTAGCTCgctattatatatttcatttgatTAAAaaggacggttagacgaaaagaAAGGATCGATTTGAAATTCAACAgttatgtacatatttattgcGAGTAAGAATATCCATAATAAATaggaataaataatagtaacggtaataataatagtaataataataatttataatagtatGCCGTTGTCGTTGAATATACTCTCTTGAAACATATACTATCATCTTTGGTGCTGGTTTGGTGTGGTTTCTCAATGAAACAGAACAATTGGCTGCAATCGCTGTCGAATCGATGGATCGTTGCACTTGACAGATTGCCACGATGCATCTCGGAGTCTACAACCCTAAAGGTCGAGAATCGGAACGATGCAATGCCGCGGCATCGGGGTTCAGGAATTTGTTCTTCGAATAATCATCATTTGGACCACGCTTCGCTTCTTAGTAACGAATTCCAATGTCGACGATCGAGAATCTCTCTTTGGTAGCTTTGTGTTTCCGCGTGTGTGACTATTTTTCGTCGTAACGATTTTTCTACGATCTTAATGATAATCGTTATCATTTGGACCACGTTTCGCTTCTCACCGGCGATTTTCAATGTCGAAGATCGAAAAAATCTATTTAGTCGCTTTGTTCTGCCGCGTGTGTGACAATTTTCTTCTGTAACGATTCCTCTACGATCTTAATGATAAGCATTATCATTTAGACCACGCTTCGCTTTTTAGTAACGAATCTTAGTAACGAAGATCgagaatttcttttttatcgCTTTGTGTTTCCGCGTGTGtgacaattttacttcatctacGATCTTATCCGAATTCCGAAATATCAACTTACAATTACTCAGAGCGTGAAAAACATTCCTCCTCTTCTAAAAATTTCGTCATTGCTTCCTTTTCCACCACCATCCCTCGGCGACTCTGCCCTTGATCTCATACTGAACCCTTCGATACATCAGTAACGCGATGAATGGAATCGCCATAATTTCTTTCTTGAACAGATAGATATACACCGCGGCCATTAATAAAGTTAAATCAGTGACATATCCCATCGTAGACCTGACATTTTGTTTCGCTTCTATAGCCAATTGCTTCTCGTTTAATCGACTTTCTCTCCAGGCTTTCTCCGGATAAAAATCCCTTCTTGAAACAGATCCGCGTCTGGACGATCGATACTTTTTACTCTCCAGAGCCTTTTGCAGCCGTTCCATCTTCAATTCCACTGGGGTTTCCGGTCTGTTCCGGTCCCTGGAGCTCGACCTGGACCGCGTCTTCGAAGAAACCTTCCTGGACCTTCGTGGACCCTCTTCGACGGACTTCTCTCTCACGAATCTCTGCTCCTCCGATCCTGCTCTCGACGGAGGTCTCCTGTCCTGAGACGGTGCTCTAACTCTAGTCTTAGACGAGGACCTAGAAGAGACTCCTCTCTCAACGGAAACGTTCCTCGACCTTGAAACAGGAGACTGGTTCCTCGACGAAGGTCGACTCGTTCGTTTCGGcttcgattctctcgccggagTCGTTCCTCGTGAACCAGTACCTCTCTTAACCACCTGTTTCTCttcgttcttcttcttcgttttctgtTGAACAGGCTGCACCTCTCTAACCTCTCGTCTCTCGTTCTGTTTCCCAGAGACAATACTTTCTAAACGATCTCCCACTCGAGCATTATTTGCTTCCTGATCATCCGAAAACGAGGATCGTCTAGAACTAGCCATACCATCTCCGAGTTTTCTTTCTTCCGAAGGTCTGTAACTGAACCGACTAGAATGTTCTCTGACGATTTCGGTGTAGTGATTCACGACAGCCATTCGTGCCTCTATGTCTTCCTCGTCAATCTCTTCCTCCGGAGTCGCTGTTCTCATCTTCGCTTGGATTCTGCGATTCTTCGCGGCTTCTCCGGCGGATAACACGCTATCCGTGTCTGATTCCGACATAACTGGCACTTTGACAGGTTCGGGAGTTGTAACCGGTCCTGTATCCGCTTCGTCCTCGTTCCTGTGCAGCGGATGGACATTCGGAGGCAGTGTCTTCCTGATCGGTTTCTCTGGTGGAACAGGTCTGCCGAAGCTGTTCACCGGAATCGGTTCTTCTTTCGGTTTCTTCAGAATCGATTTGGGAACCACGGTAGTCGGCGATACAGGAGCGACTGCTCGATTGGTTGTCGCTGAAGAAACGTCTGGAATAGGTACTCTGTGAGGAGGAACAGGTGGTGGTTCCGGTTCTACGTGAGGAATAGGTATTCCTCTCGGATGATAGGTGTCTTCTTCCTCGAGCACTTGCCTGGCGAGGATTCTCGCCTTCAGAAGCTTCAAATCTTCGCTGTCAGCGCTGCTGATCTCTTCGGACGACTCTTCCGAGGTCTCGATactctcttcttcttcgtcttccgcTAGTTCTTCCTTCGTTGCTGGTTTTAAAGCAGGTTGAGGGTCTTGGTGCACACCCTCGATGCGCGGAGCCTCTTCATTGGCGACAGGTTGCCAGGGTATCGATTCTTCCGGCTGTTTCTCTTCGACCAATGGCACGTTGGTGTCGTGCCACCTGCGCAGTGGCGTCGCTGGGTCCTCTGGCTTGTCCAGCCCCCATTGATGGACTATGGGTGTCTCCGAGTCGCTGGGTATGTTCGGATCGGACCTAGCCTCCACGTCGGGTAACAAAGTCGAGCTTAagagctttacagcaggcttCGTCGGCTCTGCTTGACCTTCGCTGAGCCTTCTGCGATTTTTCTTCGATTGCCAGCTCGTCAGGTTCTGAGAAACGATGCTAGGGTTGGATAACCGTCGTCTGAAGGAAGATTTCTGGGTATCGAACGTGTCCGTTTCCGTTTCAGCGACTGATTTGTTCTCGACCATCGATGCTAATTCTCCGGTTCTTCTCTCGAGTTGAGACTTTCTTTTAGCCACTTCCGTGGCTTCTTCCGCTGCAACTGCACGGTAGAAACGTTCCATGGCTCGTTCGTGGAGCAATTCCGTGGAACTGACTGCTTCTCTCAGGGTTTCAACCACTTGGTGCTCTACGCTGAATAATTCTGGCAGGGAGAGAGACATGGGCGGTGGAAGCAGGTCTTCTATGTCTTCGCCTTCTTCTGGTTGTCTtttttctgtggattttaaagtTTGACGATTATATATCATTTTAAAATAGTATATAGAGTGCTGGATAAAAGTATTGATGCATGATGGTTCTGATTCAAATGCTTATaactatgaaacaaatcgacgAAGAGGAAAATTTGTTTGATCGTGTATTTATATActattctaatttattatttaattgaaacagtAACGTGAATAAAGCGACACacgaaataataacaaaaacatGTTTATCGAACGTTTTAAGCGTGGACAAAAGTATTTGCAGGAATGATTAAAAGTatctagaaattgaaaattaatatttcgttGGTCTTCCTCTCTTAATGTAATTTCCTTCGATCGTTTCGGCGAAGGAAATGCACGGAAACTTTGAAAATGTAACTTTCGCATCgaatatctatctatctatcaaaTCACGTTGATTTCAGTTGTTTGAATAGGCAGAAAAGATTCACGCGATTCTTCGCAGTCTTACCTAGACTCTTCTGTCTATCATCGGTATCTCCTAGCTTCCTGTTTTCATCCTCGGGGTACAAAACTAGCATAAACTCCGAGCTTCCATGCAGAGCGGTATCGTCGTCTTCTCTTGGCGTGCTTGGTGATCCCGGTTTTTCATCCAACGAGTGACTTTTAACGAATTGCGGCTCAGACTCGTCGATGGTCGCCTGTTGCTTGTTCAGGTTCAAGCTAATCGAAGGACGAAGACGAGAATAATTCGTGAAGCTTCTTCTTCCAACTGTTCTTGGATCTTCGGCATCGATAAAGGTGACATGCTGCGTTCTCTGGTCATGGAAAcagatcgtgatcgtgattctcTGAATGCTGAACGCTTATTGGATTCTTCCATCACTGGTGGAGTTATCGTCACGGTGGCGAACGTCGCCGGCATTGCTGCAGCTTCTTTATTTTGATTCAAGTTCTGTTTCAAAGACAAAAGAAACGTTAgttgttttttaaatatatatttcttatttacACTTATACCagtaccagtcaaaatgactggtgcATGTTTCTATGCGATGAAATGATATAGGGGCAGCTACAGCAATTTCATGAATGCTGTAAGGAATGAGTACACTGAGGAATGTGTACACCGAGTAAAATTTACATATGTAAAAATTGTGATCGAAGAACTACAAACAATTGAGCGTTTGATTAATCGATGACGTCTGTAAAtccatttttttatttcaattaatactGTTCAACATTTTGAAAAGTAAATAAAGACTGGAGACACCACTAAACACTTTGTTGAAGAAAAGTCATTCTGACTGGTCttggtagaaataggtatacttaAATAGGTAAATCTAGCATTAAatactttactatttatttttatattatattatatattttatattatttattattatttttttctactcACCTCGTTGCTTGGTACATTCGCGTTCACGGTTGAACGATCTACGTGATTCCCAACCTGACTGTCGAACTTCGAAGTGGAATGATCCTTGGATCTAGCCGGTGGAACAGGTGGTTCGGACTTGTCCATCGTGTCCAGAGCGAATGTTACCCTGCTGTCGGCTCTGGATGGCCTTCCTCCTAGTCTTTGAGCCGACACCGATCGACTAGCTGGTCCAAAATCGTCTTCGTCTCGGTTTCGAGCTTCTTCTCTTGTCAGACTCCTGGTTCTTTG
The Lasioglossum baleicum unplaced genomic scaffold, iyLasBale1 scaffold0963, whole genome shotgun sequence genome window above contains:
- the LOC143220443 gene encoding LOW QUALITY PROTEIN: uncharacterized protein LOC143220443 (The sequence of the model RefSeq protein was modified relative to this genomic sequence to represent the inferred CDS: inserted 3 bases in 3 codons) → MGNATTKSHYKSLPVAAARRPRWEGSGLPAPPGKPILIPGADESQPDVVAIRWERSPSNGGSAIVGYLVEHRRLGSQHWVRSTPGLCTFPELTLSGLEPGWRYQFRVRAQNAVGLSRPSDISDPLTVTLQRSAASAPYFDLEVKDTTVLENEQAEFVVRFTGSPLPKIGWFKDGFEIFSSRRTRIITDSGRSVLLIHQTALNDEGEIKCTATNRAGHASSKARLILEAPPKIRLPRLYEDGLLFEQDETIRLKVSLAGRPPPSVIWYHDGEVVSNDQRHVFETMDGESVLKIPDAKRIDRGEYTVKAINKLGEDTSSFLVTVTDRPAAPGKATVTMTLGRSVTLSWNEPEDDGGCKIGTYVVEYYRVGWDVWLXAITSRQTKATLSELIEGSEYKFRVKAENPYGMSEPSEESDVIFIXDLKRGIMTPSLSGKSQSHREIRSREKREVSFAVPSQRTRSLTREEARNRDEDDFGPASRSVSAQRLGGRPSRADSRVTFALDTMDKSEPPVPPARSKDHSTSKFDSQVGNHVDRSTVNANVPSNENLNQNKEAAAMPATFATVTITPPVMEESNKRSAFRESRSRSVSMTRERSMSPLSMPKIQEQLEEEASXNYSRLRPSISLNLNKQQATIDESEPQFVKSHSLDEKPGSPSTPREDDDTALHGSSEFMLVLYPEDENRKLGDTDDRQKSLEKRQPEEGEDIEDLLPPPMSLSLPELFSVEHQVVETLREAVSSTELLHERAMERFYRAVAAEEATEVAKRKSQLERRTGELASMVENKSVAETETDTFDTQKSSFRRRLSNPSIVSQNLTSWQSKKNRRRLSEGQAEPTKPAVKLLSSTLLPDVEARSDPNIPSDSETPIVHQWGLDKPEDPATPLRRWHDTNVPLVEEKQPEESIPWQPVANEEAPRIEGVHQDPQPALKPATKEELAEDEEEESIETSEESSEEISSADSEDLKLLKARILARQVLEEEDTYHPRGIPIPHVEPEPPPVPPHRVPIPDVSSATTNRAVAPVSPTTVVPKSILKKPKEEPIPVNSFGRPVPPEKPIRKTLPPNVHPLHRNEDEADTGPVTTPEPVKVPVMSESDTDSVLSAGEAAKNRRIQAKMRTATPEEEIDEEDIEARMAVVNHYTEIVREHSSRFSYRPSEERKLGDGMASSRRSSFSDDQEANNARVGDRLESIVSGKQNERREVREVQPVQQKTKKKNEEKQVVKRGTGSRGTTPARESKPKRTSRPSSRNQSPVSRSRNVSVERGVSSRSSSKTRVRAPSQDRRPPSRAGSEEQRFVREKSVEEGPRRSRKVSSKTRSRSSSRDRNRPETPVELKMERLQKALESKKYRSSRRGSVSRRDFYPEKAWRESRLNEKQLAIEAKQNVRSTMGYVTDLTLLMAAVYIYLFKKEIMAIPFIALLMYRRVQYEIKGRVAEGWWWKRKQ